The following proteins are encoded in a genomic region of Pyramidobacter piscolens W5455:
- the cas2e gene encoding type I-E CRISPR-associated endoribonuclease Cas2e, whose translation MPMTVVITNNVPMKYRGFLASCMLELAPGVYSHPKMSAGIRQRIWQVIEKWYNEQQDLNSSIMLIWSDSSRPGGQGIECLGLPARIVLDCDGVLLSRLSDRETEEQRKQFQEVAL comes from the coding sequence ATGCCGATGACCGTCGTGATCACTAACAACGTTCCCATGAAATATCGCGGTTTTCTCGCTTCTTGCATGCTGGAACTGGCTCCGGGCGTATACAGTCACCCCAAGATGTCGGCGGGAATCCGCCAGAGAATATGGCAGGTCATCGAAAAGTGGTACAACGAACAACAGGATCTAAATAGTTCCATTATGCTTATATGGAGCGATTCATCCCGACCTGGCGGGCAAGGCATAGAATGTCTTGGATTGCCTGCACGAATCGTTCTTGACTGTGACGGAGTCCTCCTGAGCCGCCTCAGCGACAGGGAAACAGAGGAACAAAGGAAACAATTCCAAGAGGTCGCGTTATAA
- the cas1e gene encoding type I-E CRISPR-associated endonuclease Cas1e, whose product MAFVRLGLESANVPHADRYGLLWLERGNLFVEKGTLRFLSAGSPNLEPGAYDIPYQTVSMLLLGPGTTVSHDVFRLAGSHGLGLVAIGEGGVRMYTAPPLSPDRSALARRQVTLWASSKGRLRTVLKMYELRFGEKLSTTNLEELRGIEGTRVRQSYKLLAERYGIPWRQRKFNRANPEKNDEINNAINHAATAAYAAASIAVAATATIPQLGFIHEAAYDAFGLDIADIFRMSVTIPIAFKGLKRSQEEPATGIERHVRKLAGSVFAREHFIHQMIETIKTVLSDEDEET is encoded by the coding sequence GTGGCCTTTGTGAGACTCGGCCTGGAGAGCGCCAACGTCCCTCACGCGGATCGTTACGGACTGCTCTGGCTTGAGCGAGGCAACTTGTTCGTTGAAAAAGGAACGCTTCGCTTCCTTTCGGCCGGCAGTCCTAACCTTGAGCCCGGAGCATACGATATCCCTTACCAGACCGTGTCGATGCTTTTACTGGGACCGGGCACTACGGTCAGTCACGATGTGTTCAGACTTGCCGGCAGTCATGGACTGGGACTCGTCGCCATAGGCGAGGGAGGCGTGCGCATGTATACGGCGCCTCCTCTCAGTCCCGACCGAAGCGCTCTGGCCCGCCGCCAAGTCACGCTCTGGGCGTCGTCAAAAGGACGCTTGAGAACCGTTCTCAAAATGTACGAACTGCGTTTCGGCGAGAAACTGTCCACCACAAATCTGGAAGAACTGCGCGGCATCGAGGGGACGCGAGTTCGTCAGAGCTATAAATTGCTGGCCGAGCGATATGGAATCCCCTGGCGGCAGCGAAAATTCAACCGGGCCAATCCCGAAAAGAACGACGAAATAAATAACGCCATCAATCATGCCGCTACAGCCGCTTACGCGGCCGCAAGCATTGCTGTCGCCGCGACGGCGACCATTCCGCAGCTTGGTTTCATTCATGAAGCCGCTTACGACGCGTTCGGTCTCGATATCGCCGATATTTTTCGCATGAGCGTTACGATCCCCATCGCTTTCAAGGGATTGAAGCGCAGTCAGGAAGAGCCGGCTACCGGCATCGAACGGCATGTGAGAAAATTGGCGGGAAGCGTTTTTGCCAGAGAACATTTTATCCATCAGATGATCGAAACCATTAAGACAGTTTTGAGCGATGAAGACGAGGAAACGTAA
- a CDS encoding type I-E CRISPR-associated protein Cas6/Cse3/CasE, whose product MSLNMICLDLNLRALSIWGHQRRLGDDPGYLVHAATRKIFGELGPQPFLVQSERSRVLGYTPADETFLRRSLENFRSDEGSDSLLPAVFNLPEICSRVMPEQWSKGSRYRFSVYCRPTIRRGKVESDVWLMKNYFACEEARGNGTFDGTIHEFRQLHKGEIEGTYRQWLQRRFVPAAELRDVVITGSRSSYLTTRSAKDHCGAPTHSERRSYPETTFVGELCVTEPQAFERLVRHGVGRHCAFGFGMLLLKAVR is encoded by the coding sequence TTGAGCCTTAATATGATCTGCCTCGATCTGAACCTTCGGGCACTTTCGATTTGGGGACATCAGCGTCGTCTGGGCGATGATCCCGGTTACCTGGTGCATGCGGCTACCCGCAAGATTTTTGGAGAACTGGGACCGCAACCCTTCCTCGTTCAGAGCGAACGATCGCGGGTGCTCGGTTATACGCCGGCCGACGAAACTTTTCTGCGCCGGAGTCTTGAAAATTTCCGCTCCGATGAAGGTTCCGATTCGTTGCTGCCCGCGGTCTTTAATCTGCCGGAAATCTGTTCCCGCGTCATGCCTGAACAGTGGAGCAAAGGCAGCCGCTATCGTTTCAGCGTCTATTGCCGTCCTACCATAAGGCGCGGCAAAGTGGAGAGCGACGTGTGGCTGATGAAAAATTACTTTGCCTGTGAAGAAGCCAGGGGAAATGGCACATTTGACGGAACGATCCATGAGTTTCGCCAACTCCACAAAGGCGAGATCGAGGGAACGTATCGTCAGTGGCTTCAACGCCGTTTCGTTCCCGCGGCGGAACTGCGGGATGTCGTCATCACCGGCAGCCGCAGTTCCTATTTGACCACGCGGAGCGCGAAGGACCACTGCGGCGCGCCGACTCATTCCGAACGACGCAGCTATCCCGAGACAACGTTTGTCGGCGAACTCTGCGTGACCGAGCCTCAGGCCTTTGAACGCCTTGTCCGTCACGGCGTAGGGCGCCACTGCGCTTTTGGCTTTGGCATGCTGCTTTTGAAGGCGGTTCGTTAA
- the cas5e gene encoding type I-E CRISPR-associated protein Cas5/CasD yields MDALILRLRGPLMAFGDVAVDEIRPTDLLPGLSEMTGLIANALGWTFQDVEKLQRLQERLRLASREDRTGVPLRDYQTARLSSEDSLWRTDGIVAERGGGSKGEFTVQRYRHYRADAAVTVLIALDPADEAPALEEIRDALRHPARPLFIGRIGCPPSQPICFEPEGREIIHTDSLKDAIMHITPRAPLGAQTKREPASRNKVLVEWPLTPAEALSVHGDDSVHVIERCDCRNWVANTHGGRRYVWRDTTAQHSAIPVDGGKEGTSVEP; encoded by the coding sequence ATGGACGCGCTGATCCTGCGCCTGCGGGGTCCATTGATGGCTTTTGGCGACGTCGCCGTCGACGAGATCAGGCCGACGGATCTCCTGCCCGGCCTGTCGGAGATGACAGGCTTGATCGCCAACGCCCTGGGGTGGACTTTTCAGGATGTCGAAAAACTCCAGCGCCTTCAGGAGCGTCTGCGTCTTGCCTCGCGCGAAGATCGGACAGGCGTTCCTTTGCGGGACTACCAGACGGCGCGTCTGAGCAGTGAAGACTCGCTCTGGCGTACGGACGGCATCGTGGCCGAACGCGGCGGCGGTTCCAAAGGGGAATTTACGGTCCAGCGCTACCGTCATTACCGGGCCGACGCCGCGGTCACCGTTTTGATCGCCCTTGATCCAGCGGACGAAGCCCCTGCGCTGGAAGAAATTCGCGACGCCCTGCGTCATCCGGCCCGTCCCCTGTTTATCGGCCGCATTGGCTGTCCGCCGTCACAGCCGATCTGTTTCGAACCGGAAGGACGCGAAATCATCCATACTGACAGTTTAAAAGACGCTATCATGCATATTACGCCGCGAGCGCCTCTTGGCGCGCAGACAAAAAGAGAGCCTGCCTCCCGGAATAAGGTTCTCGTCGAATGGCCGCTCACGCCTGCCGAAGCCCTCAGTGTACACGGAGACGACAGCGTTCACGTGATCGAACGCTGCGACTGCCGGAATTGGGTTGCCAACACTCACGGCGGACGGCGTTATGTGTGGCGCGACACGACAGCGCAACACTCGGCGATCCCTGTCGACGGCGGAAAGGAGGGGACTTCCGTTGAGCCTTAA
- the cas7e gene encoding type I-E CRISPR-associated protein Cas7/Cse4/CasC → MTMLPRFIQISTLTTYPASLLNRDDSGLSKRIPFGGVSRTRVSSQCLKRHWRMADGLWSLQNVDKDIATSIRSRRIFPEKIEKPLIEKEGLDAEKVVAASQALQSELYGAKGTEAAAKNKKTAKDDADALNPSIDAQLSAERSELVVLGHPEIQFLSKIVREMASADGSAADVGKKTGEWFKKHKKDFQALKCGAGLDAAMFGRFISGDTDARVSAAVHVAHAFTVHAEESETDYFTAVDDLNNSGSAHINAAELTSGIFYNYVVVDVPQLVSNIEGCPSKQWQTAQRDVAGRLVKHLLHLIATVTPGAKLGSTAPYARPWFVMAEAGESQPHTLADAFYLPVPLRGDMRAQALRQLEDYVGKSDEMYGSDERRWIASMYDVSIPRGENSSLDRMGESLERAVVSLEL, encoded by the coding sequence ATGACAATGCTGCCCCGCTTCATCCAGATCTCGACGCTGACGACCTATCCCGCTTCGCTGCTGAACCGCGACGACTCCGGCCTTTCCAAGAGGATCCCCTTTGGCGGCGTCAGCCGGACCCGCGTGAGTTCTCAGTGCCTGAAACGTCACTGGCGCATGGCCGACGGGCTGTGGAGCCTGCAGAATGTGGACAAGGACATCGCCACATCGATCCGTTCCCGCAGGATTTTCCCCGAGAAAATCGAGAAGCCGCTGATCGAAAAGGAAGGTCTTGATGCGGAGAAAGTCGTCGCCGCGTCTCAGGCGCTGCAGAGCGAGCTTTACGGTGCGAAGGGCACCGAAGCGGCCGCTAAAAACAAGAAAACTGCTAAAGACGATGCCGACGCTCTGAATCCGAGCATCGACGCCCAGCTGAGCGCGGAACGGAGCGAACTGGTCGTGCTGGGACACCCGGAGATCCAGTTTTTGTCCAAGATCGTTCGCGAAATGGCCTCCGCCGACGGCAGCGCCGCGGATGTTGGCAAAAAAACGGGCGAATGGTTCAAAAAACACAAAAAAGATTTTCAAGCGTTGAAATGCGGCGCTGGCCTTGACGCCGCCATGTTCGGACGCTTTATTTCCGGCGATACCGACGCCCGCGTTTCCGCGGCCGTCCATGTGGCGCACGCCTTTACCGTCCACGCCGAGGAGTCCGAGACGGATTATTTCACGGCCGTCGACGACCTGAACAATTCCGGTTCCGCCCATATCAACGCGGCCGAACTGACCAGCGGGATCTTTTACAATTATGTCGTCGTTGACGTTCCTCAGCTGGTTTCGAATATCGAAGGCTGTCCGTCCAAGCAATGGCAGACAGCGCAGCGGGATGTGGCGGGACGTCTGGTCAAACATCTGTTGCATCTGATCGCCACCGTGACGCCCGGCGCTAAGCTGGGGTCGACCGCGCCTTATGCCCGTCCCTGGTTTGTCATGGCCGAAGCCGGCGAGAGCCAGCCCCACACGCTGGCCGACGCTTTTTATCTGCCTGTCCCGCTCCGCGGAGACATGCGCGCTCAGGCGCTGCGTCAACTGGAGGACTACGTCGGGAAGAGCGATGAAATGTACGGAAGCGACGAGCGGCGCTGGATTGCTTCCATGTACGACGTCAGCATCCCCCGAGGCGAGAACTCTTCTCTCGATCGAATGGGCGAGAGCCTAGAGCGCGCGGTCGTCTCTCTGGAGCTTTAA
- the casB gene encoding type I-E CRISPR-associated protein Cse2/CasB has product MPAEKNAFHVMSRYEKFFERTGELLMRMAPTPEEEQKKGYTLTRGERAELRRMNPTKDDTRPPVFWRLLCEYDILGDAGNSLDEGAEKAWGAVFQGMAMTAQNCRGARDDFGAALGSMEDAGDALTRRFDLLMRAEGDRFFDLLRYLLKLASSKGCTFSWTALACLCVASEENERSKVRSALTKSFYLALWKSRNTAGENGESIVKENESE; this is encoded by the coding sequence ATGCCCGCGGAGAAAAACGCGTTTCATGTGATGTCACGATACGAGAAGTTCTTTGAAAGAACCGGCGAGCTCCTTATGCGCATGGCGCCGACGCCCGAGGAAGAACAGAAGAAAGGTTACACGCTGACTCGAGGCGAGCGAGCCGAACTTCGCCGCATGAACCCGACGAAAGACGATACCCGTCCCCCCGTGTTCTGGAGACTGCTCTGCGAGTACGATATCCTCGGCGATGCGGGAAACTCCCTGGACGAGGGCGCGGAGAAAGCCTGGGGCGCCGTCTTTCAGGGCATGGCCATGACGGCGCAAAATTGCCGCGGCGCGCGAGACGATTTCGGCGCAGCCCTGGGCAGCATGGAAGACGCCGGCGACGCGCTGACACGGCGATTCGACCTGCTGATGCGGGCGGAAGGCGACCGTTTTTTCGACCTGCTCCGTTACCTGCTGAAACTGGCGAGTTCGAAAGGCTGTACCTTTTCGTGGACGGCTCTGGCGTGCCTCTGCGTAGCGTCGGAAGAAAACGAGCGCTCGAAAGTGCGCTCGGCATTGACCAAATCTTTTTATCTTGCGCTGTGGAAGTCTCGAAACACCGCCGGAGAAAACGGCGAATCGATCGTGAAGGAGAATGAATCAGAATGA